ATTGCTCAAAAAGCTCGACCGGCGCCAGCGACGCGAAAACTTTATAGGCGGCTTCGACGTCCTTAGTCATCCGCGGTTTGCTTGTCGACGTCTCCCCACTTTCTTCCGTCGACGTTTCGGCAGTGCTTGACTCTGGGGTGGTTTCAGAGGTCTCTTCCGTAGTGGTTTCAGCAGACGTCTGGGTTGTGCTCGGCTCAGTTGTCGTTGGTGTCTCGGTATTTCCACCCGAACATGCAGCTAATAGAGGAATAAGCGCCACGAATCCCAATGCAACGCGGACATGCTTGTGCGGGGTGGACGCCACAGTGTGAACTCCTCATGTGAAATGTGGGCGGGGTTAACTTAATTTATCCTAGCGAACGGGGACGGAAAGTCAGTTTTTAGATCTCTTCGGGGTCTGCTTCGAGGGTATAACGCAGTGCTGCGATGACGCCTGGTGCAACTCCTGGGCCGCCACGCAGTTCGATTTCGTCTTCCGCAAAGGGACCGCGTTCGCTAAGTTCTTCTTCGGTGGGGCGCAGCTGCAAAAGGGTTAGTTCGGCGTCGCCTCGCAACACTCCAGAAAATAGGCGCGCGGGTCGAGGTTCGGATCCTGCGACGGCTGCGTCGGTGAACATGATTTCTTGCGCAAGCACCGCACCGACGATTTCGGCAGGCCATGCCAGTCGGGAAATGTAATCGCCGAGGGCTTCAGATCCTGGCAGTAAGTTCTCTGGCAGGTTGTCTTGAACAACCAACGTCAAAGGGGATTGTTCATCGGCGTCATCCAAGGTGTCTACCAGCATTTCGGTGGGAACCAACGCAAATAGTGTTGGCCCGGCATCCCAACCTTCGGCGTGGATAAATTCGACGGCCTCAAGCATCGCTTTATTCAAGGCTTGGGGGCTAAAAATGGAATCGTTCATTATTTTTTCCTTTTGTGAACATACTTGTTGGCCTTTATAGGTGATTAAACCGTAGAGTAGGGGAGAAACGCAGAATCACGTAAAAAATAAGGATATTGTCTTGTCGACTGGTCTCACACCTCCGCCCCAACCGATCAAGCGACCTCCAAAGGCGGTGACGTGGACCTTCGCCATCGTGGCGTTGATCATTCTCATCGCCCCCATGAGCGTTGGCTTCTATACCGACTGGCTCTGGTTCGGTGAAGTAGATTTCCGGGGTGTTTTCACCAAGGTTATTATCACCCGCATCGTCCTATTCGTGGTCTTTGCTCTAGTCGCTGGATTTATCACCTGGCTTGCTGGCTACTTTGTCACAAAACTTCGCCCGGATGCGATGGCGGCTTTTGACGCGGAATCACCAGTATTCCAATACCGTCAGATGATTGAAAACAGCCTGCGCCGCATCATGGTGATCGTGCCGGTTTTCGTTGCTTTGCTCGCTGGACTCATCGGCCAGCGATCCTGGCGTACCGTCCAGTTGTGGATGAATGGACAAAGCTTCGGCGTTTCGGATCAACAATTCGGACATGATTATGGGTTCTATGCCTTCGATCTGCCGATGCTGCGTCTGATCGCTGATTCTTTGTCGATGCTGTTTATCGTCGCTTTCCTCATCGCACTTGTCGGCCACTACCTCATGGGTGGAATCCGCGCTGGAAACCAGATGACTGGACAGAAGTCTTATGTTTCCCGTGGTGCACGCGCTCAGCTCGCTGTCACGGCCGGTTTGTGGATGTTGGTTAAAGTCGCTGGTTACTGGCTTGATCGCTATGACCTGTTGACCAAGGAAAATTCCACCTTCACTGGTGCTAGCTACACTGATATCAATGCGCAGCTACCTGCAAAGATTATTCTTTTGGTGATCGCGCTATTTGTGGCAATTGCATTCTTTTCTTCCATTTTCTTGAAAGACCTTCGAATTCCAGGTCTAGCTGTCGTGCTGATGCTGTTGAGCTCGGTTATTATCGGCGCTGCTTGGCCACTGATGCTCGAGCGTTTCTCTGTACAGCCAAACCGTGCAGAAAAAGAAGCAGAGTATATTTCTCGAAACATCGATTCCACGAGGTATGCCTACGGCATTACCGATGATGATGTCACCTACGAGGAAAACTGGGGAGCAGGGGAGACCACCAACGAAGAGGTGGCCGCTGATTCCGCCACGATTTCTAACATTCGTTTGCTTGATCCTCAGATCCTGTCACCTACCTTCACCCAGCAACAGCAGCTGCGAAACTTCTATGGTTTCCCAGACCAGCTGGCGATGGACCGCTTTGAAGTAGACGGTGAGCTCCGCGACTTCGTTGTTGCCGCCCGCGAGCTTGATCCAAACGCTTTGCAGCAAAACCAGCAGGACTGGATCAACCGCCACACGGTATACACCCACGGCAACGGCTTTATTGCAGCCCAAGCGAACCAGGTCGATGAGGTTGCTCGCGACGTTGGATCCACCCGTGGTGGCTATCCTGTCTACACCGTTTCAGATCTGCAATCCAATGCACGTGCAGCAGAAAGCGAAGATGCTGAAGAGCTCGGTATCAAAGTTGACGAGCCTCGCGTGTACTACGGACCGTTGATCGCATCTGCAGCAGATGGTGCGGATTATGCAATTGTTGGTGACACCGGCGATGGCCCAGTTGAGTACGACACTGATACCTCCAGCTACACCTACCAAGGTGCCGGCGGTGTTGATATCGGAAATATATTCAACCGTGCAACCTTCGCACTGCGTTACCAAGAAATGAACATGCTGCTTTCGGATCGTGTTGGTTCCGAATCCAAGATTTTGTTCGAACGCGATCCACGTTCCCGTGTGGAAAAAGTCGCCCCTTGGCTAACCACCGACTCCAAGACGTACCCAACGGTTATCGATGGCCGCATCAAGTGGATCGTCGACGGCTACACCACCTTAGATAGCCTGCCGTATTCAACCAGGACATCTTTGACGGAAGCCACCCAGGATGCTGTGATGCCAGACGGCACCCCGCAGCCGTTGATCACCGATCGTGTTGGTTACATCCGCAATTCAGTCAAGGCAGTCGTTGATGCCTACGACGGATCCGTTGAACTCTATGAGTTCGACACCGAAGATCCAGTGCTGAAGGCATGGCGCGGAGTGTTCCCTGACACTGTTAAGCCAGAATCAGAAATCTCAGATGAGTTGCGTGCACACTTGCGCTACCCAGAAGACCTGTTCAAGGTCCAGCGCGACATGCTTGCTAAGTACCATGTCGATGATTCCGGCACCTTCTTCACCAACGATGCGTTCTGGTCTGTCCCAGGTGATCCAACCGCCGCAGAAGGACGCCAAGAGCTTAAGCAGCCTCCTTATTACGTCGTTGCAGCTGACCCAGAAACCGGTGAGGCAAGCTTCCAGCTGATTACACCATTCCGTGGTCTGCAGCGTGAGTACCTATCTGCCCACATGTCTGCATCGTCCGATCCGGATTCTTACGGCGAAATCACCGTTCGTGTGCTGCCTACCGATTCCGTGACTCAGGGTCCTAAGCAGGCACAGGATGCGATGATGTCTTCCGACCAAGTAGCGCAGGATCAAACGCTGTGGCGTGGATCTAACGATCTGCACAACGGTAACCTGCTGACACTTCCAGTCGGTGGCGGAGAGATCCTCTACGTCGAACCGATCTACTCGCAGCGTAAAGATCAGGCATCTGCCTTCCCTAAGCTTCTGCGTGTTCTGGTCTTCTACAAGGGTCAGGTTGGTTACGCACCAACGATCGCTGAAGCATTGGCACAGGTCGGCATTGATCCTAAGGAAGCTCAAGATATCGATGTTGTCGATGAGGGAGCTACCACTCCATCAACTGAGCAACCTGAAACTGATCAGCCAGCAGAAGAAACACCTTCGACGCCAGCTGCAGAGGCCGGAAGCCTTGATGCCATCAACCAGGCGTTGAGCAACCTTGAAGCTGCACGTGATGGTTCCTTCGAAGAGTACGGTCGTGCCCTCGATGCACTCGACCGCGCAATTTCTGACTACCAATCAGCGCAGTAGCGTTTAGCTAAAAAGCAGCCCGGGAAATCTCTCCTGGGCTGTTTTTTATTGAGTCACCGCATCGGTTATCTCAGCAAGTACCCACTTGAGGGTGTCTTCGTCGTGGGAGCCGAAGCCGAAGACGATGCCGTTGTCTGCTCCGGTGCCTCCCCAGTAGTCGGAGAGGGCCGTGACGTCGAGTCCTCGAGATTCCAGATCGGAGACAACTATGTTTTGGGGTTTTTCGCATAGTAAGACTGCGTGGAGTCCGCCGTTGATGGGGCGAAGCTGTGTTGTGGGGAGATCACCGAGGGTGTCTTGGACGATGGATCGGCGGTGTCGGTAGAGGCGTCGAAGGCGTTGGGTGCGGCGTCGTAAAGCACCTGAGGCGAGGTAGGAAGCGAGCGCATGCTGGGTGATTCCGCTGACTGGCTGGCCGAGTATCCCGCGAAGCGCAGCAAGCTTTCGCGCAACAGGTGCCGGCGCGATGAGGTATCCGCAGGCAATTTGTGGGGTGATAACGGAGGAAAATGTTCCAAGCAGAATCGTGCGATCGGGTGCGAGTGCGCGCAGCGGGGGAAGCGGCATGCCGACGTATCGCAGCTCGGAATCGTAATCGTCTTCTATAAGCAACGCATCGTTTGCCTCAGCCCATGCAACGATCGCGGTGCGTCGATCCGCAGGCAGTGATCCGCCGTAGGGATATTGGTGACTGGGGGTGACCAG
Above is a genomic segment from Corynebacterium suranareeae containing:
- a CDS encoding PPA1309 family protein, which gives rise to MNDSIFSPQALNKAMLEAVEFIHAEGWDAGPTLFALVPTEMLVDTLDDADEQSPLTLVVQDNLPENLLPGSEALGDYISRLAWPAEIVGAVLAQEIMFTDAAVAGSEPRPARLFSGVLRGDAELTLLQLRPTEEELSERGPFAEDEIELRGGPGVAPGVIAALRYTLEADPEEI
- a CDS encoding UPF0182 family protein, yielding MSTGLTPPPQPIKRPPKAVTWTFAIVALIILIAPMSVGFYTDWLWFGEVDFRGVFTKVIITRIVLFVVFALVAGFITWLAGYFVTKLRPDAMAAFDAESPVFQYRQMIENSLRRIMVIVPVFVALLAGLIGQRSWRTVQLWMNGQSFGVSDQQFGHDYGFYAFDLPMLRLIADSLSMLFIVAFLIALVGHYLMGGIRAGNQMTGQKSYVSRGARAQLAVTAGLWMLVKVAGYWLDRYDLLTKENSTFTGASYTDINAQLPAKIILLVIALFVAIAFFSSIFLKDLRIPGLAVVLMLLSSVIIGAAWPLMLERFSVQPNRAEKEAEYISRNIDSTRYAYGITDDDVTYEENWGAGETTNEEVAADSATISNIRLLDPQILSPTFTQQQQLRNFYGFPDQLAMDRFEVDGELRDFVVAARELDPNALQQNQQDWINRHTVYTHGNGFIAAQANQVDEVARDVGSTRGGYPVYTVSDLQSNARAAESEDAEELGIKVDEPRVYYGPLIASAADGADYAIVGDTGDGPVEYDTDTSSYTYQGAGGVDIGNIFNRATFALRYQEMNMLLSDRVGSESKILFERDPRSRVEKVAPWLTTDSKTYPTVIDGRIKWIVDGYTTLDSLPYSTRTSLTEATQDAVMPDGTPQPLITDRVGYIRNSVKAVVDAYDGSVELYEFDTEDPVLKAWRGVFPDTVKPESEISDELRAHLRYPEDLFKVQRDMLAKYHVDDSGTFFTNDAFWSVPGDPTAAEGRQELKQPPYYVVAADPETGEASFQLITPFRGLQREYLSAHMSASSDPDSYGEITVRVLPTDSVTQGPKQAQDAMMSSDQVAQDQTLWRGSNDLHNGNLLTLPVGGGEILYVEPIYSQRKDQASAFPKLLRVLVFYKGQVGYAPTIAEALAQVGIDPKEAQDIDVVDEGATTPSTEQPETDQPAEETPSTPAAEAGSLDAINQALSNLEAARDGSFEEYGRALDALDRAISDYQSAQ